A region from the Vicia villosa cultivar HV-30 ecotype Madison, WI linkage group LG3, Vvil1.0, whole genome shotgun sequence genome encodes:
- the LOC131654798 gene encoding ergosterol biosynthetic protein 28-like translates to MKALGWWLIVVGTLRLASVWFGFFDIWALRLAVFSQTSMTEVHGRTFGTWTLLTCTLCYICAFNLDNKPIYLATLLSFVYAFGHFLTEYLIYQTMAISNLTTVGIFAGTSILWMLLQWNAHLKVRSKPSNRKH, encoded by the exons ATGAAGGCGTTAGGATGGTGGTTGATTGTGGTTGGGACGCTCAGATTAGCCTCCGTGTGGTTCGGTTTCTTCGACATTTGGGCACTTCGACTCGCCGTCTTCTCTCAAACTTCCA TGACTGAAGTTCATGGACGCACATTTGGAACATGGACATTGTTGACATGCACCCTCTGCTATATCTGTGCATTCAACCTTGATAATAAGCCTATTTACCTTGCTACTTTATTGTCATTTGTCTATGCGTTTGGTCATTTCTTGACCGAATACCTAATTTATCAAACAATGGCTATTTCGAATCTCACTACTGTCGGCATATTTGCAG GAACATCAATATTATGGATGCTATTGCAATGGAATGCACACCTGAAAGTTCGCTCGAAGCCTTCCAATAGAAAGCATTAG